In Nitrospinota bacterium, a single window of DNA contains:
- a CDS encoding spermine synthase, giving the protein ILLFLFGGYLLFGGGVDKIHWLSIKNQWKGQKVVYYKNSIYGNVSVVEREKQYTFFTDGIPTITTPTPDIVFVEEFVHLPMLSHQSPEEILVLSGGAGGVIGEILKYRSVKKIDYAELDPLLLKAVKKFPTPLTQSELENQKVDIQNIDGRLFIQRTQKLYDLIFVGVSNPTDLQVNRMFTKEFFVLAKKKLKPGGVFVIGLPGSLTSLSKELKNLNGCILNTLRSIYPSIRIIPGDFNLFLASNSEEITLINETLLSKRLEERELRTNLLTKGHLKYKLDKRRLEWFLSSLNQERKINSDFIPLAVFHSLAYRNALFSPYIQKWFQWFEKINLKQIIFFLAIFTLSFIFICSRIKGSLKIAVPLAILFTGFAGMLFDLILVFTFQVLCGYVFYQIGLLVTALMVGTTVGSGLMTFFLERIKKSIPFFMKVELSIILFSGILPVIFLILHPHLENRSVFFLTQVSFLVLSFISGFLIGVQFPLAAMIHSRFSPKLGTTAGLLYGADLFGGYIGGVIGGIVLLPILGLVKTCFVVAMVKISSLIIFIFSSQRFT; this is encoded by the coding sequence CATATTATTATTTCTTTTTGGAGGTTATCTCCTCTTTGGTGGGGGAGTAGATAAGATTCACTGGCTCTCCATAAAAAATCAATGGAAGGGTCAGAAGGTCGTCTATTACAAAAATTCTATTTATGGAAATGTTTCTGTTGTTGAGAGGGAAAAGCAGTATACATTCTTCACTGACGGCATCCCCACCATTACGACTCCCACTCCGGATATCGTCTTTGTAGAAGAATTTGTTCATCTGCCGATGCTTTCCCACCAAAGCCCAGAGGAGATTTTGGTCTTAAGTGGTGGGGCAGGGGGTGTGATAGGTGAGATTCTCAAATACAGGAGTGTAAAAAAAATAGACTATGCTGAATTGGACCCTCTTCTATTGAAAGCAGTAAAGAAATTTCCTACGCCCCTTACCCAATCGGAGCTGGAAAACCAAAAAGTAGATATCCAAAATATCGATGGGAGGTTGTTTATCCAGAGGACACAAAAGTTATATGACCTCATTTTCGTTGGCGTCTCAAATCCAACTGATCTTCAGGTAAACAGAATGTTTACAAAAGAGTTCTTTGTTTTGGCCAAAAAGAAGCTTAAGCCAGGAGGGGTTTTCGTTATTGGTCTCCCTGGCTCTTTAACCTCTCTGAGTAAAGAACTAAAGAATCTTAATGGCTGTATTCTTAATACGCTGAGGAGCATTTACCCTTCTATTCGTATCATTCCAGGAGATTTTAATCTCTTTTTGGCTTCAAACTCAGAAGAGATCACGCTTATCAACGAGACCCTACTCAGTAAAAGGCTCGAAGAAAGAGAGCTTAGGACAAATCTTTTGACAAAGGGGCATCTAAAGTATAAGTTGGATAAAAGGAGGCTGGAGTGGTTTTTAAGCTCCCTAAACCAAGAGAGGAAAATAAACTCAGATTTTATTCCTCTGGCAGTATTCCATAGCCTTGCTTACAGAAATGCCCTTTTTTCTCCTTATATACAGAAGTGGTTTCAGTGGTTTGAGAAGATAAATTTAAAACAGATTATCTTCTTCCTTGCCATCTTTACCTTAAGTTTTATTTTTATCTGCTCAAGGATTAAAGGATCTTTAAAGATAGCTGTTCCCCTTGCTATTCTATTTACAGGATTTGCTGGAATGCTCTTTGACCTCATACTCGTATTTACCTTCCAGGTCCTCTGCGGGTATGTTTTTTATCAAATAGGGCTCTTGGTAACCGCTCTTATGGTCGGGACAACCGTAGGAAGCGGGCTTATGACATTCTTTTTGGAGAGGATTAAGAAAAGCATTCCTTTTTTTATGAAAGTAGAACTCTCAATCATCCTTTTTTCAGGCATCCTTCCAGTAATATTCCTCATTCTTCATCCTCATTTAGAAAACAGATCAGTCTTCTTTCTTACACAGGTAAGCTTTCTCGTCCTTTCTTTTATCTCTGGCTTTTTGATTGGCGTACAGTTCCCCTTGGCTGCAATGATACACTCACGGTTTTCTCCTAAGCTGGGAACTACTGCTGGCTTACTTTATGGTGCTGACCTTTTTGGGGGCTACATTGGAGGGGTTATCGGTGGAATCGTTCTTCTGCCCATCCTTGGATTGGTAAAGACCTGTTTTGTGGTGGCAATGGTTAAGATAAGCAGCCTTATCATATTTATTTTTTCTTCTCAAAGGTTTACATAA
- a CDS encoding thioredoxin domain-containing protein yields MKLDWEKCLVIFLLVFAMGAAGLVLLLLNDKAIAKKTQSIEAKEYNMLKSEKSPYLLQHADNPVDWYPWGVEAFEKAEKEDKPIFLSIGYSTCHWCHVMEHESFEDAEVARLMNEVFVSIKVDREERPDIDSIYMAICQILTGTGGWPLTIIMTPDKKPFFAATYIPKETRYGRIGMMDLIPRIKKLWKEQRSDALGAAHQITAALKQVSPGSPGAKLDESTLNLAYEQLRRNFDGEHGGFGNTPKFPTPHSLSYLLRCWKRKESKEALFMVEKTLQEMRRGGIYDHIGFGFHRYSTDSKWLLPHFEKMLYDQALLAIAYIEAYQATRKEEYAKTAREIFTYVLRDMTNKEGGFYSAEDADSEGKEGKIYLWKYEEIRQILEKEEADLIVKVFAVKEEGNFKEEATGEKTGENILHLAKSLEEHAANFKMSEQGLQNRLGKIRQKLFAYRKKRVHPHKDDKILTDWNGFMIAALAKGGQVFDEEEYVKAGKRALDFILKNMRTKDGRLLHRYRDGEAGISAYLDDYAFLIWGVLELFEATFEVKYLTLALDLNRDLIEHYWDKSSGGFYFTADDGEKLLVRNKEIYDGAIPSGNSVAKLNLLRLGRITANSDLEEKAAKIGSFFSDMVKPSPSAHTHLMAALDFGVGPSYEVVVVGNPERKDTKEMLRAIRSHFIPNKVVILRPIQESAEIDRLSPFVKYQKPINGTATAYVCLNYNCKLPTTDKSKMLKLLNVE; encoded by the coding sequence ATGAAACTTGATTGGGAAAAATGCTTGGTTATATTTTTATTAGTGTTTGCTATGGGAGCTGCTGGCTTAGTGCTACTCTTATTAAATGATAAGGCTATAGCCAAGAAAACTCAATCTATAGAAGCTAAGGAGTATAATATGCTGAAATCTGAAAAGAGCCCCTATCTCCTTCAGCATGCAGACAACCCCGTGGATTGGTACCCATGGGGAGTAGAAGCATTTGAGAAGGCAGAGAAGGAAGATAAGCCTATTTTTCTCTCTATTGGATACTCGACATGCCACTGGTGCCATGTAATGGAGCACGAGTCATTTGAGGATGCTGAGGTTGCCAGATTGATGAATGAGGTATTTGTCTCGATAAAGGTCGATCGCGAGGAGCGACCTGACATAGACAGCATCTACATGGCAATCTGTCAAATACTAACTGGCACTGGGGGATGGCCTCTTACCATCATTATGACGCCAGACAAAAAACCTTTCTTTGCCGCCACCTATATTCCGAAGGAGACACGGTATGGACGGATTGGTATGATGGATCTGATTCCACGTATCAAGAAGCTCTGGAAAGAACAGCGATCGGATGCTTTAGGTGCAGCACATCAAATTACTGCAGCCCTCAAGCAGGTATCGCCTGGCTCACCGGGTGCAAAGCTGGATGAATCCACCCTGAATCTCGCTTATGAGCAGCTGAGAAGAAACTTTGATGGGGAGCATGGTGGTTTCGGGAACACACCGAAATTTCCAACCCCCCACAGTCTCAGCTACCTTTTACGTTGCTGGAAGCGCAAAGAAAGCAAGGAAGCTCTTTTTATGGTTGAAAAGACCCTTCAAGAGATGAGACGTGGTGGCATCTATGACCATATCGGATTTGGCTTTCACCGCTACTCAACAGATTCAAAGTGGCTTTTGCCTCACTTTGAAAAGATGCTCTACGATCAGGCACTACTCGCTATAGCTTATATTGAGGCTTATCAAGCAACCAGAAAGGAAGAGTATGCAAAAACGGCAAGAGAGATTTTTACCTATGTTCTTCGGGATATGACGAACAAAGAAGGAGGATTCTATTCTGCTGAGGACGCTGATAGCGAGGGCAAAGAAGGGAAGATATATCTGTGGAAGTATGAAGAAATCAGACAAATTCTTGAAAAAGAAGAGGCAGATCTGATCGTTAAGGTGTTCGCTGTCAAAGAAGAGGGGAATTTCAAAGAAGAGGCAACCGGAGAAAAAACAGGTGAAAATATCCTGCATCTGGCAAAATCACTTGAAGAGCACGCAGCTAACTTTAAGATGTCCGAGCAAGGGCTTCAAAATCGCCTGGGAAAAATACGCCAGAAGCTATTTGCATATCGCAAGAAAAGAGTCCATCCCCATAAAGACGATAAGATTTTGACTGATTGGAATGGTTTCATGATCGCTGCACTGGCAAAAGGTGGACAGGTCTTTGATGAAGAGGAGTATGTCAAAGCCGGAAAGCGGGCTTTAGATTTTATCCTAAAGAATATGCGAACTAAAGATGGACGACTCCTTCATCGCTACCGCGATGGAGAGGCTGGTATATCTGCTTATTTAGATGATTATGCCTTTTTGATTTGGGGAGTGTTAGAACTCTTTGAGGCTACCTTTGAAGTGAAATACCTTACATTGGCTCTTGATTTGAACAGGGATTTGATAGAACACTACTGGGATAAAAGTAGTGGGGGATTCTATTTTACGGCTGATGATGGTGAGAAACTCCTTGTTCGCAACAAAGAGATTTACGATGGTGCCATACCCTCTGGAAACTCGGTGGCAAAGCTCAACCTCCTTCGACTTGGACGAATCACTGCTAATTCTGATCTGGAAGAGAAAGCAGCGAAAATCGGGAGCTTTTTTTCCGACATGGTCAAGCCGTCCCCATCTGCACATACCCATCTCATGGCTGCCTTGGATTTTGGAGTCGGGCCCTCTTATGAGGTGGTGGTTGTGGGCAACCCAGAGAGGAAGGACACAAAAGAGATGTTAAGGGCTATCAGAAGCCATTTTATACCGAACAAGGTGGTCATTCTCCGCCCAATTCAAGAATCCGCTGAAATTGATCGTCTCTCTCCGTTTGTCAAATACCAAAAGCCTATTAACGGCACAGCCACTGCCTATGTCTGTCTCAATTATAACTGTAAGCTCCCAACAACAGATAAGAGTAAAATGCTTAAGCTTCTCAATGTGGAATAG